The Diaphorobacter ruginosibacter genome contains a region encoding:
- a CDS encoding M23 family metallopeptidase, whose amino-acid sequence MPGVRLLTQGFTAAYSLLAERLYELAQNHPKRIAAAVAAVLMTGGGGAFAVANLGPDPADLPTRTVTQSVASLAEDKPLSALVDMPSFSLYRSDTTRGSDSAESLLQRMGVADPAAAAFLRSNDLVRQNLLGRAGRSVTAETTDDHRLTLLTARWAPDESGYFKRLVVKNTGNGSFTAAIESAPLTVGSRLAGGVIRNSLFAATDASNIPDSVAVQLADVFSSNIDFHRSLRKDDRFSVVYETLEADGEPLRAGRLLSAEFNNKGKTFDAIWFQEAGSSKGSYYTLAGESMQRAFLTSPVEFTRISSAFSMRMHPILKTWRAHNGTDLAAPTGTTVRTVSDGVVSFAGVQNGYGNVIYIKHAANQETVYAHLSRIDVKQGQSVEQGQKIGAVGSTGWATGPHLHYELRVNGEQRDPMANALASNASRPISKAARPAFQQLAENMRVQLSSAAMLSTTQAE is encoded by the coding sequence ATGCCAGGGGTACGACTTTTGACGCAAGGTTTCACCGCCGCCTATTCGCTATTGGCTGAGCGCCTGTACGAACTAGCCCAGAACCATCCAAAACGCATTGCAGCCGCCGTCGCGGCTGTTCTCATGACCGGCGGCGGCGGCGCATTCGCCGTGGCCAACCTGGGTCCCGATCCCGCAGACCTGCCCACGCGCACCGTCACGCAATCGGTCGCGTCGCTGGCCGAAGACAAGCCGCTGTCCGCCCTGGTGGACATGCCCAGCTTCTCGCTCTACCGATCCGATACCACCCGCGGCAGCGACAGCGCCGAAAGCCTGCTGCAGCGCATGGGTGTGGCCGATCCGGCGGCTGCCGCCTTCCTGCGCTCCAACGACCTGGTGCGCCAGAACCTGCTGGGCCGCGCCGGCCGTTCCGTGACCGCCGAAACCACCGACGACCACCGCCTCACGCTGCTCACCGCGCGCTGGGCACCCGACGAAAGCGGCTATTTCAAGCGCCTCGTCGTCAAGAACACAGGCAACGGCAGCTTCACCGCGGCCATCGAATCGGCCCCCCTGACCGTGGGAAGCCGCCTTGCCGGCGGCGTCATCCGCAATTCGCTGTTCGCCGCGACCGACGCCTCCAACATTCCCGACTCCGTCGCGGTGCAACTGGCCGATGTGTTCTCGAGCAACATCGACTTCCATCGCTCCCTGCGCAAGGATGATCGCTTCTCGGTGGTCTACGAGACCCTGGAAGCTGACGGCGAACCGCTGCGCGCGGGCCGCCTGCTGAGCGCCGAATTCAACAACAAGGGCAAGACTTTCGACGCCATCTGGTTCCAGGAAGCCGGCTCCAGCAAGGGCTCGTACTACACGCTGGCCGGCGAAAGCATGCAGCGCGCCTTCCTCACATCGCCCGTCGAATTCACCCGCATCAGCAGCGCGTTCTCGATGCGCATGCACCCCATCCTGAAGACCTGGCGCGCCCACAACGGTACCGATCTGGCCGCCCCGACCGGGACCACGGTGCGTACCGTCAGCGACGGCGTGGTGAGCTTTGCCGGTGTCCAGAACGGCTATGGCAATGTGATTTACATCAAGCATGCCGCCAACCAGGAAACCGTCTACGCCCACCTGAGCCGCATCGACGTGAAACAGGGCCAATCGGTCGAACAGGGCCAGAAGATCGGTGCCGTGGGCTCGACCGGCTGGGCGACCGGCCCTCACCTGCACTACGAGTTGCGCGTGAACGGCGAGCAGCGCGATCCGATGGCCAACGCACTGGCAAGCAATGCCTCGCGCCCCATCTCCAAGGCGGCACGCCCTGCCTTCCAGCAACTGGCGGAGAACATGCGCGTGCAGCTGTCCTCGGCCGCCATGCTGTCGACGACCCAGGCCGAATAA
- the tyrS gene encoding tyrosine--tRNA ligase, whose protein sequence is MNHSAVKTHPVTDGVRRALEISLRGVDELLPQEDWTQKLARSEATGVPLRIKLGLDPTAPDIHIGHTVVLNKMRQLQDLGHTVIFLIGDFTTLIGDPSGRNSTRPPLTAEQIKVNAETYREQAYKVLDPSKTELRYNSEWCDKLGARGMIELSAKYTVARMMERNDFHQRFNDGSSISLHEFLYPLLQGYDSVALQSDLELGGTDQKFNLLMGRHLQMEYGQEPQCVLTMPLLVGLDGVNKMSKSKNNYIGITEDANTMFAKVLSISDDLMWDWFTLLSFMSLPEIAALKLEIEGGRNPKDAKVLLAKEITARFHSAAAAEAAEQDFINRSKGGIPDDIPEVQLSGAPVGIGALLKQANLAPSSSEANRLIEGGGVRIDGTVISDKGLKIEAGTFVLQVGKRKFARVTLSA, encoded by the coding sequence ATGAATCATTCAGCTGTTAAAACACACCCGGTGACCGACGGTGTAAGACGAGCGCTCGAAATCTCCCTGCGCGGCGTTGATGAACTCCTGCCCCAGGAGGACTGGACGCAGAAGCTGGCGCGTTCGGAAGCGACCGGGGTGCCTCTGCGCATCAAGCTGGGCCTGGACCCGACCGCGCCCGACATCCACATCGGCCATACCGTGGTGCTCAACAAGATGCGCCAGCTGCAGGACCTGGGCCATACGGTGATCTTCCTGATCGGCGACTTCACGACCCTCATTGGCGATCCTTCCGGCCGCAACAGCACGCGTCCGCCGCTGACCGCCGAGCAGATCAAGGTCAATGCGGAGACCTATCGCGAGCAGGCCTACAAGGTGCTCGACCCCTCGAAGACCGAGCTGCGCTACAACAGCGAATGGTGCGACAAGCTGGGCGCGCGCGGCATGATCGAGCTGTCGGCCAAGTACACGGTGGCCCGCATGATGGAGCGCAACGATTTCCATCAGCGTTTCAATGACGGCAGCTCGATCAGCCTGCATGAGTTCCTCTATCCGCTGCTGCAGGGCTACGACTCGGTGGCACTTCAATCCGACCTGGAGCTGGGCGGCACCGACCAGAAGTTCAACCTGCTCATGGGGCGCCATCTGCAGATGGAATATGGCCAGGAGCCGCAGTGCGTGCTCACCATGCCGTTGCTGGTGGGACTGGACGGCGTCAACAAGATGTCCAAGTCCAAGAACAACTACATCGGCATCACCGAGGACGCCAACACCATGTTCGCCAAGGTGCTGTCGATTTCGGACGACCTGATGTGGGACTGGTTCACCTTGTTGTCCTTCATGAGCCTGCCCGAAATCGCCGCGCTCAAGCTGGAGATCGAAGGCGGCCGCAACCCCAAGGATGCGAAGGTGCTGCTGGCCAAGGAGATCACCGCGCGCTTCCATAGCGCGGCGGCGGCGGAAGCGGCGGAGCAGGATTTCATCAATCGTTCCAAGGGCGGCATTCCGGACGACATTCCCGAGGTGCAGCTCTCCGGCGCGCCCGTGGGCATCGGCGCACTGCTCAAGCAGGCCAATCTCGCGCCATCGAGCAGCGAGGCCAATCGCCTGATCGAAGGCGGCGGCGTTCGCATCGACGGCACGGTGATCAGCGACAAGGGCCTGAAGATCGAGGCAGGCACCTTCGTCCTGCAGGTGGGCAAGCGCAAGTTCGCACGCGTGACGCTGTCCGCCTGA
- the rplM gene encoding 50S ribosomal protein L13 → MTTTFSAKPAEVVHEWFVIDATDKVLGRVASEVALRLRGKHKAIYTPHVDTGDYIVIINASKLKVTGTKSLDKVYYRHSGFPGGITATNFRDLQAKHPGRALEKAVKGMLPKGPLGYAMIKKLKVYGGDEHPHTAQQPKVLEI, encoded by the coding sequence ATGACTACTACTTTCAGCGCAAAGCCCGCTGAGGTCGTGCACGAGTGGTTTGTGATTGACGCCACCGATAAGGTGCTCGGACGGGTAGCCAGCGAAGTTGCCCTCCGTCTGCGCGGCAAGCACAAGGCCATTTACACGCCTCACGTTGACACTGGTGACTACATCGTCATCATCAACGCATCCAAGCTCAAGGTTACCGGCACCAAGTCGCTCGACAAGGTGTACTACCGTCACTCGGGCTTCCCCGGCGGCATCACTGCCACCAACTTCCGTGACCTGCAAGCCAAGCATCCTGGCCGCGCACTCGAGAAGGCCGTCAAGGGCATGCTGCCCAAGGGTCCCCTCGGCTACGCCATGATCAAGAAGCTCAAGGTGTATGGCGGCGACGAGCATCCGCACACCGCGCAGCAGCCCAAAGTGCTGGAAATCTAA
- the erpA gene encoding iron-sulfur cluster insertion protein ErpA: MSAVAENITSTTEMPAPIIFTDSAAAKVADLIAEEGNPDLKLRVFVQGGGCSGFQYGFTFDEITNEDDTTMTKNGVSLLIDAMSYQYLLGAEIDYKEDLQGAQFVIKNPNATTTCGCGSSFSV; encoded by the coding sequence ATGAGCGCAGTTGCAGAAAACATCACCTCCACGACCGAAATGCCCGCACCGATCATCTTCACCGACAGCGCTGCTGCCAAGGTGGCGGATCTGATCGCCGAAGAGGGCAACCCGGATCTGAAGCTTCGCGTGTTCGTCCAGGGTGGCGGCTGCTCGGGCTTCCAGTATGGTTTCACGTTCGATGAAATCACCAACGAAGACGACACCACCATGACCAAGAATGGCGTGTCGCTGCTGATCGATGCGATGAGCTACCAGTACCTGCTGGGCGCTGAAATCGACTACAAGGAAGACCTGCAGGGTGCGCAGTTCGTGATCAAGAATCCGAATGCCACGACGACCTGCGGCTGCGGTTCCAGCTTCTCGGTGTAA
- a CDS encoding chaperone modulator CbpM, whose translation MPTPTSNTGATRAWAELLDDDVARHLTLEDLARACAMAPGWVTERVSQGLLQGDQTSGSWRFTSTTVIRARRMARLESSFDADPQLAALTTDLMEEVTELRRRMVQLESALKGL comes from the coding sequence ATGCCAACACCTACATCGAACACCGGCGCCACGCGCGCGTGGGCCGAACTGCTGGACGACGACGTCGCCCGCCATCTCACCCTCGAAGATCTCGCGCGCGCCTGCGCCATGGCCCCCGGCTGGGTAACCGAACGCGTCTCGCAGGGGCTGCTGCAAGGAGATCAGACCTCGGGCAGTTGGCGCTTCACCAGCACCACGGTGATCCGCGCACGCCGCATGGCGCGGCTGGAATCATCGTTCGACGCGGACCCGCAACTGGCGGCGCTCACCACCGACCTGATGGAGGAGGTCACCGAGCTCAGGCGGCGGATGGTGCAGCTGGAATCAGCCCTGAAAGGACTGTAG
- a CDS encoding anhydro-N-acetylmuramic acid kinase, with product MSLPSSGAHRHFIGLMSGTSLDGVDGVLVAFAADGQLQLLQHASRPFADELRAELLALNTAGDNELHRSALAANALAHVYADVVRSLLTQGGMAAADIAAIGAHGQTVRHRPHEFDATGYTIQLNNPALLAELSGVSVVADFRTRDLAAGGQGAPLVPAFHRGVFGRDDRTVAVLNLGGIANLSVLRADGGVLGFDCGPANALMDYWCHRHTGQWYDAGGAWAAQGSIDVRLLAAMLREPFLDLQPPKSTGRDLFNPSWLEQHLALQPDAPIQAKDVQATLAELTALACANDVKRHAADAKTLIVCGGGALNHFLMGRIAAHLPGVQVESSQSHGIDPQQVEAAAFAWLARQCLLGLPGNLASVTGAAGPRILGAIHPA from the coding sequence ATGTCCCTTCCCAGCAGCGGCGCCCACCGCCATTTCATCGGCCTGATGTCCGGCACCTCGCTGGACGGCGTGGATGGTGTGCTCGTCGCGTTTGCAGCCGACGGCCAGCTCCAGTTGCTCCAGCACGCATCCAGGCCCTTTGCAGACGAACTGCGGGCCGAACTGCTGGCGCTCAACACCGCAGGCGACAATGAACTCCACCGTTCCGCGCTGGCCGCCAATGCACTGGCGCATGTGTATGCCGACGTGGTTCGCAGCCTGCTCACGCAGGGCGGCATGGCCGCAGCGGACATTGCCGCCATCGGCGCGCACGGCCAGACCGTGCGGCACCGCCCGCATGAGTTCGACGCCACGGGCTATACCATCCAGTTGAACAACCCCGCGCTGCTCGCAGAGCTCTCTGGCGTGAGCGTGGTGGCCGACTTCCGCACGCGCGACCTGGCCGCCGGGGGACAGGGAGCACCGCTCGTCCCCGCATTCCACCGGGGCGTGTTCGGCAGAGACGATCGCACTGTCGCTGTGCTCAACCTGGGCGGCATCGCCAACCTGAGCGTGCTGCGCGCAGATGGCGGTGTGCTCGGCTTCGATTGCGGCCCGGCCAATGCCCTGATGGACTACTGGTGCCACCGCCATACCGGCCAATGGTATGACGCCGGCGGCGCCTGGGCCGCCCAGGGCAGCATCGACGTCCGCCTGCTGGCCGCCATGCTGCGGGAGCCCTTCCTCGACCTCCAGCCCCCCAAGAGCACGGGACGCGACCTGTTCAACCCCTCATGGCTGGAGCAACACTTGGCGCTGCAGCCGGATGCGCCGATCCAGGCGAAGGACGTGCAGGCCACGCTGGCCGAACTCACCGCCCTGGCCTGCGCAAACGACGTGAAGCGCCATGCCGCCGACGCCAAAACGCTGATCGTGTGCGGCGGCGGCGCCCTCAACCACTTCCTGATGGGGCGGATCGCCGCGCACCTGCCCGGCGTGCAGGTGGAGTCCTCGCAGTCGCACGGGATCGACCCGCAGCAGGTCGAGGCCGCTGCCTTTGCGTGGCTTGCAAGGCAGTGCCTGCTGGGGCTTCCGGGCAACCTCGCATCGGTGACCGGTGCGGCCGGGCCGCGCATCCTGGGCGCGATTCACCCCGCCTGA
- the rpsI gene encoding 30S ribosomal protein S9, translating to MIGEWNNGTGRRKSSVARVFLKKGSGKITVNGKDIQQFFGRQTSIMIAKQPLVLTDNVETFDILVNVHGGGESGQAGATRHGITRALIDYDASLKPVLSQAGFVTRDAREVERKKVGLHSARRAKQFSKR from the coding sequence ATGATTGGTGAATGGAACAATGGCACCGGCCGTCGCAAGTCCAGCGTCGCCCGCGTGTTTCTGAAGAAGGGTTCCGGCAAGATCACTGTGAATGGCAAAGACATTCAGCAGTTCTTCGGCCGTCAAACCTCCATCATGATCGCCAAGCAGCCGCTGGTGCTCACCGACAATGTCGAAACCTTCGACATTCTGGTGAACGTGCACGGCGGCGGTGAATCCGGCCAGGCCGGTGCCACCCGCCACGGCATCACCCGCGCCCTGATCGACTATGACGCAAGTCTGAAGCCGGTCCTGAGCCAGGCAGGCTTCGTGACCCGTGATGCTCGTGAAGTCGAGCGTAAGAAGGTCGGTCTGCACTCTGCTCGCCGCGCAAAGCAGTTCTCCAAGCGTTAA
- the glmU gene encoding bifunctional UDP-N-acetylglucosamine diphosphorylase/glucosamine-1-phosphate N-acetyltransferase GlmU — protein MTAQLDIIIMAAGKGTRMKSRIPKVLQRLAGRPLLQHVVSQTQSLSPRRVVVVTGHCAAEVEAACGGFTLPGHAALDMQFVRQEPQLGTGHAVQQAVPKLPDEDGVVVILSGDVPLTRAQTVADLVQSSGGDKLALLTVRVPDPTGYGRIVRNADGAVQRIVEHKDASDAQRSINEIYSGIMAAPVGWLKKWLARLDNNNAQKEYYLTDVVAMAVADGIPVVGHCIADPLQVEGVNSPMQLAALERAHQLRVAAELMEQGVRLADPARLDVRDDARGVLADLRCGADVEIDVGCIFTGQVELGEGVRIGAYCHISNAQIAAGAVIHPFSHIDGEKLGAQVGEGALIGPFARLRPGAQLGREVHIGNFVEVKNSTLADGAKANHLAYLGDATVGERVNYGAGSITANYDGANKHRTVIEADVHVGSNCVLVAPVTIGAGGTVGGGSTITKNTEPGALSVARGKQVSIANWVRPVKKK, from the coding sequence ATGACAGCGCAACTCGACATCATCATCATGGCCGCGGGCAAGGGCACGCGCATGAAAAGCCGTATTCCGAAGGTTCTGCAGCGCCTGGCGGGACGGCCGTTGTTGCAGCACGTGGTGTCGCAGACGCAGAGCCTTTCGCCGCGTCGCGTGGTGGTGGTGACGGGGCACTGTGCCGCTGAGGTGGAGGCCGCATGCGGCGGGTTCACACTGCCGGGCCATGCCGCGCTCGACATGCAGTTCGTGCGCCAGGAGCCGCAGCTGGGCACGGGCCACGCGGTGCAGCAGGCGGTTCCCAAGCTGCCCGACGAGGACGGAGTGGTCGTGATTCTTTCGGGCGACGTGCCGTTGACCAGGGCCCAAACGGTGGCCGATCTGGTGCAGTCCTCGGGCGGCGACAAGCTTGCGCTGCTGACGGTGCGCGTGCCCGACCCCACGGGGTATGGCCGCATCGTGCGCAATGCCGACGGAGCCGTGCAGCGCATCGTCGAACACAAGGACGCAAGCGATGCGCAGCGTTCCATCAACGAGATCTACAGCGGCATCATGGCCGCGCCGGTGGGCTGGCTCAAGAAATGGCTGGCGCGCCTTGACAACAACAATGCGCAGAAGGAGTACTACCTGACCGACGTGGTGGCGATGGCCGTGGCGGATGGCATTCCCGTGGTGGGCCACTGCATCGCCGACCCGCTGCAGGTCGAGGGCGTGAACAGCCCCATGCAACTGGCGGCCCTGGAGCGTGCGCACCAGCTGCGGGTGGCCGCCGAGCTGATGGAGCAGGGCGTGCGCCTTGCCGATCCTGCGCGCCTCGACGTACGCGACGATGCACGCGGCGTGCTGGCGGATCTGCGCTGCGGGGCCGACGTGGAGATCGACGTGGGTTGCATCTTCACCGGTCAGGTCGAACTGGGCGAGGGCGTGCGCATCGGTGCGTACTGCCACATCAGCAACGCGCAGATCGCGGCAGGCGCGGTGATCCATCCGTTCTCGCACATCGATGGGGAGAAGCTGGGTGCCCAGGTGGGTGAAGGCGCGCTGATCGGGCCATTCGCCCGTTTGCGTCCTGGCGCGCAGCTGGGCCGTGAAGTGCATATCGGCAATTTCGTGGAGGTGAAGAACTCCACGCTGGCGGACGGGGCCAAGGCCAATCATCTGGCCTATCTCGGCGACGCGACGGTGGGCGAGCGGGTGAACTATGGCGCGGGCAGCATCACCGCGAACTATGACGGAGCCAATAAGCACCGTACCGTGATCGAGGCGGACGTGCATGTCGGCAGCAACTGCGTGCTGGTCGCGCCGGTGACCATTGGCGCGGGCGGAACCGTGGGGGGCGGCTCGACCATCACCAAGAACACCGAGCCGGGTGCCTTGAGCGTGGCCCGGGGCAAGCAGGTGAGCATTGCGAACTGGGTGCGTCCGGTCAAGAAAAAGTAG
- a CDS encoding LysR substrate-binding domain-containing protein, with protein sequence MKQSPPPLPPTPPPMVHLRTRPVSVGNWRAFLAVARHLNFRAAADDLSLTQSAVSRQIQALEDEVGVPLFLRHTRAVELTTAGGQLFQTLTPALERLDATVRMVRQSAGRKNVAITTWASFASMWLIPRLEDFQRSYPDIDIRIDATDTMVDMDTSDVDLALRSAVPGTQPAGAIRLFGEQLCVVGSPWLLQSRPPVTTPADVANFTLIEAGDAHRLAYFEWITWRRWFEVNGISRLQPQRWLYFNYAQQIAQSTLAGQGLSLARMPLIADSLAAGDLVEVLPGHRLDSPLAYWLLIGPRSAQRPEVQAFRAWLQLQARLTREAIGEVPDPDTRDDLP encoded by the coding sequence ATGAAGCAAAGCCCCCCGCCCCTGCCGCCGACGCCTCCACCCATGGTCCACCTGCGCACCCGTCCGGTTTCCGTGGGCAATTGGCGCGCGTTCCTGGCGGTGGCGCGGCATCTCAATTTCCGCGCGGCCGCGGACGACCTGTCGCTCACCCAGTCCGCGGTGAGCCGCCAGATCCAGGCGCTGGAAGACGAGGTGGGCGTTCCGCTCTTTCTGCGCCACACGCGCGCGGTGGAACTCACCACTGCCGGCGGCCAGCTGTTCCAGACACTGACGCCAGCACTCGAACGCCTCGACGCCACCGTGCGCATGGTGCGGCAGTCGGCAGGACGCAAGAACGTGGCCATCACTACCTGGGCAAGCTTCGCATCGATGTGGCTGATTCCCCGGCTCGAGGACTTCCAGCGCAGCTATCCCGACATCGACATCCGCATCGACGCCACCGACACCATGGTCGACATGGACACGTCCGATGTCGATCTGGCGCTGCGCTCCGCTGTACCCGGCACGCAGCCGGCGGGCGCGATACGCCTGTTCGGCGAGCAACTGTGCGTGGTCGGCAGCCCCTGGCTGCTGCAGAGCCGCCCGCCAGTGACCACGCCGGCCGATGTGGCGAACTTCACGCTGATTGAGGCGGGTGATGCGCACCGCCTCGCCTATTTCGAGTGGATCACGTGGCGGCGCTGGTTTGAAGTGAACGGCATCTCGCGCCTGCAGCCCCAGCGCTGGCTGTATTTCAACTATGCCCAGCAGATCGCGCAGTCCACGCTTGCCGGCCAGGGACTCTCGCTCGCCCGGATGCCGCTGATTGCCGACAGCCTGGCCGCGGGCGACCTGGTGGAGGTGCTTCCGGGCCACCGCCTCGACTCGCCACTCGCCTACTGGCTGCTCATCGGGCCCCGCAGCGCCCAGCGTCCGGAGGTCCAGGCCTTCCGGGCCTGGCTCCAATTGCAGGCCCGACTCACCCGCGAGGCCATCGGTGAGGTGCCCGATCCCGACACGCGGGACGACCTGCCATAG
- a CDS encoding DnaJ C-terminal domain-containing protein — MEFKDYYKILGVDKSASADEIKKAYRKLARKYHPDVSKEADAADRMAEVNEANTVLSDPEKRAAYDNLGKESAYRAGQDFRPPPNWDAGFEFTDHGDSAGMDSAAFSDFFEQMFGRAARAQRGAGADHGGTASGHFRGGPPTQQRGEDHHAKIELDLRDAYAGAERMLTLRGARLDDNGHLVNEERQLQVTIPKGVREGQLIRLSGQGSPGYGGAPNGDLFLEVQFKPDTRWRAQDRDVYQSVNVSPWEAELGGPIQVTTPGGSTVEVNVPAHWKTGRKLRLKERGIPAATPGDLYLELHVVLPPATTDEQRAAYSNMAKAFAQFNPRSAQ, encoded by the coding sequence ATGGAGTTCAAGGACTATTACAAGATATTGGGCGTCGACAAGAGCGCCTCTGCGGACGAGATCAAGAAGGCTTACAGAAAGCTCGCCCGCAAGTACCACCCCGACGTCAGCAAGGAAGCCGACGCTGCGGATCGCATGGCGGAGGTGAACGAAGCCAACACGGTGCTCTCCGATCCGGAAAAGCGCGCGGCCTATGACAACCTCGGCAAGGAAAGCGCCTACCGCGCAGGACAGGACTTCCGTCCGCCGCCGAACTGGGACGCCGGCTTCGAATTCACGGACCACGGCGACAGCGCCGGCATGGACAGCGCCGCCTTCAGCGATTTCTTCGAGCAGATGTTCGGCCGCGCGGCCCGTGCGCAGCGCGGCGCGGGTGCCGACCATGGAGGCACGGCCAGCGGCCACTTCCGAGGCGGCCCGCCAACACAGCAGCGCGGCGAGGATCATCACGCCAAGATCGAACTCGATCTGCGCGATGCCTATGCCGGCGCCGAGCGCATGCTCACGCTGCGCGGTGCCAGGCTGGACGACAACGGCCATCTGGTCAACGAAGAGCGGCAGTTGCAGGTCACCATTCCCAAGGGAGTGCGTGAAGGCCAGCTCATCCGCCTCTCGGGCCAGGGCAGTCCCGGTTATGGCGGAGCGCCCAACGGCGACCTGTTCCTCGAGGTCCAGTTCAAGCCCGACACGCGCTGGCGCGCCCAGGATCGCGACGTCTACCAGAGCGTCAACGTCTCACCCTGGGAAGCCGAGCTCGGCGGCCCGATCCAGGTGACCACGCCTGGCGGCAGCACCGTGGAGGTGAACGTGCCCGCGCACTGGAAGACCGGCCGCAAGCTGCGGCTGAAGGAGCGCGGCATTCCCGCGGCCACACCGGGCGACCTGTACCTGGAGCTCCACGTGGTCCTGCCGCCCGCGACCACCGACGAACAGCGCGCGGCATACAGCAACATGGCCAAGGCATTTGCGCAGTTCAATCCGCGCAGCGCCCAGTAA
- a CDS encoding Lrp/AsnC family transcriptional regulator, whose translation MEILETIDSIDRQLLDLLQTDASLSNQTLAEQVHVSPPTCLRRVRRLHELGLIEKQVALLQPDRLAQLQGHGLTAIVEITLDHQGAEHMDDFEALAIADAQVQQCWRVSPGPDFVLVVHASDMPSYHALSQRLFTQHANVRNVKAFFATHRAKFDTRVPLA comes from the coding sequence ATGGAAATTTTAGAAACCATTGACAGCATAGACCGGCAGCTTCTTGACCTGCTGCAAACCGATGCCTCGCTGAGCAACCAGACGCTGGCGGAGCAGGTGCATGTCTCTCCTCCAACCTGCCTGCGGCGCGTGCGCAGGCTGCATGAACTGGGGTTGATCGAGAAACAGGTGGCCCTGCTGCAGCCCGACCGGCTGGCGCAACTGCAGGGCCACGGGCTCACGGCCATCGTGGAGATCACTCTGGACCACCAGGGAGCGGAACACATGGACGATTTCGAGGCGCTGGCGATCGCCGATGCCCAGGTGCAGCAATGCTGGCGCGTCTCGCCGGGCCCTGACTTCGTGCTGGTGGTGCATGCGAGCGACATGCCTTCGTACCATGCGCTCTCGCAGCGCCTTTTCACTCAGCACGCCAACGTGCGCAATGTGAAGGCGTTCTTTGCCACCCATCGCGCCAAATTCGACACGCGCGTGCCGCTGGCTTGA
- a CDS encoding DUF2917 domain-containing protein produces MTAIHVPDSQQSTGITARHGFFDLNTLRAGHAISLKSRKPMRLRLLSCSGNAWVTCAPAGSGGDAAGAQDLILAAGESLTVRPGQHLVMEPFAEQSVRYQWSAAEAG; encoded by the coding sequence ATGACCGCGATTCATGTTCCAGATTCGCAACAAAGCACGGGTATCACCGCACGGCACGGTTTCTTTGACCTGAACACCTTGCGCGCCGGCCATGCCATCAGCCTGAAGAGCCGCAAGCCCATGCGGTTGCGGTTGCTGTCGTGCAGCGGCAATGCATGGGTCACGTGCGCGCCGGCTGGCAGCGGGGGAGACGCCGCAGGGGCGCAGGACCTGATCCTGGCCGCCGGCGAGTCGCTCACGGTGCGGCCGGGCCAGCATCTGGTGATGGAGCCCTTTGCCGAGCAGTCCGTGCGCTATCAGTGGTCGGCCGCGGAGGCTGGATAA